The genomic window GCCAGTCCTTGACACGTTTTACCAATCCATGCTTTACTGGGTTAAAATGGAGATAATCCATGTGTTTCCTGAAATCATCCTCATCACGAATCATGTGTTCCCAAAAACGCCGTTGCCAGGTCGTTGCTTCGCGGTATTTCCGTTTTGAATCGGTCATCCATTCGTTACGATGAAACAGATTTTTAGCCCTTTTTGAAAATCCTGCCTTAATCATACCCCAACGTTTGGAATAATTGCAGTCGTTTTCCGGAAGAGTCCATATACAGTGGATATGATCAGGCAGCAGCACCCATCCGCAAATCGTAAATGGCTGTAATTGCCGCACCTCATTAATTACGGCACGTAGAATTTGCCTGCTCTGCGGAATTACTAGGATTTTTCGCCGTTTGTAAGTGACAACCGTAAAGAAATAGCTTATACCCGGTATCCGTATCCTTCGATAATTTGGCATGTATGCCCATTTTCCATTCGTGCAATTTTTATGTAGGACGGGCATTGCCAGCCATAATCAATCCCGCGGTTTCAAAGTAGCAGACACCCGAATATTTAACGCAGACGTCGTTACGCGCCACCTCAATTACCGTTTTCACGAGGGCATGTCCATTATGCAGAACCCACCCCGATTGATCATTTTTGGTAGGCGGTGCCTACCCTACCTTGCTAATGGGTGACACCAAATGCCCCACCAAATGCCTTCCCTTGGTTGGAATATGCTGGACATGCATTACTTATGCGCTTAACGTCCAAGCTCACCCACGGGTAGTCGTTGGGTGCAGCGCCTTGTTAGCCATTTTTTGATTAAGCTATCTTCCCGTAATTCCTTTTGATATCGGCTTGAATCTAAATATATAAAATGGCTGCGTGGTTTTATCAACTCCATTGTTAAAAATGTCGCCAAGATGAATCTGAGAGGCAGAAACATACATGTATCCATCTGCTGAATTATAGCTGACTCCGTCAGGCCACAACATATTCTCATTCTGCACGAGAGTTTGCACAGATTTATCTTCCGCCAATACAACCGATATGCTATTAGATTCAACGGCAGTGAGATATAAGTTGTTGCTTTTATCAATACTTAACCCTCCATTATTTGGTTTGGACGAATATATTTCAATTCGCTTGTCCAATTCTCCTTCTGACAGCTTTTCATTTATCAAATTTTCGATTTTTACTCGATAGATTTTCGTTCCGTTCAATGGTGCGTAATATAGCCATTCGTTATTTTTGTCCGCGGTAATTCCATCAGCCCCCACCAACAATGGAGCTTTTCCTGAAAACAGTGTTTTCTCTGCCACAACCGTTGGCTGTGATTCGGGGATCGTGGTGCGATGGCCCGTCAATAGCCTGCGAACTTTTCCTGACTTCATATCCACCGTCACGATTCCAGCCTGACTGCCATCCCCTCCGTTTGCTATCCCTTCATCGGCGATAATGAAAACCCCATGATCCTCGTCAACTACCATATCATTATGTTGCGAAGTCGGAAGCGTCGCTGGTGCCGGGATATAGTATATTTTCTCAAGTCTATTAGTCCATGTGTTCCACCCGACAATTTTAGGTGTCACGTTATTACGATGTCCCATGTCCAACATCCAAACGATTCCATTAGAATCATTTCGGATGCCCAAAACGGAAGACAAAAAGTAATCGTGCGTTTCGCTTGGTGTATTCCACTCCTCGTTTGGAAATGGTTCTATCTTCTTGGTTTTTACATCATATTTTACCACCCGGTATCTGGGTGAAAAGAAAGGATGATAACTATACACCAAGTTCCCTTCAGGGGTAAAAGCGATATTGCCAACAGAGTGTTCGCTTGAGGCGAAAAGTTCCGCCTCGGCTTTTTTGTTCGGATTTTGTGCCGTTACGGAAAACGCGAGAAACAATGTGCTGGCTGTTGCGATAAAAAGGAATATATTTTTCATAGTGATGGATTTTTGGCTAACAATGTTATTAACAAATTTTCTGTATTTGAACAAAAAGGCATAGAACATGTCAAGCAATAAACATTTATGTGACATATGAAGTCATCATAAATATAATTTCTAACTCGTTAGTAACGCATATTGAGTGATAACAGGAAATAGGATAAGTATTCATGCTCAATATCCCTGCCGCTTTATTCACGAAATACAGCATACTACTAAGGAAAAAATCGGTACCGGTTTCTGTGCATAATAAATAAGAAGTGGCTGAGATATTACCTTGATTTCTGCCATAAATACTGTCCTGGGTATGCTGACAGGGAATCCCTTAAACATTTTATGGTCAAATTGCATGAGAAACATCAATCTCCTGCAATGCAAGAGGAGGCAACACAAGCAGTGTCCCTTTATTACGAGATGCTGCAAGCCGTCCCTCACCTTCCGGTAAACCCTTCGGGGGCAGCAGGCTGTCCGGGAATTGGTGTTTTAGCAAATTCTTGTGTCATAATTTGTGCTCATTTTGAGCTCCAATCAATCAAAAGGGATAGCATTAATAGGTATTTACATCCGTTCTGGTGCTTGCATTCCAAGGATATGAAGACTGTTCTTTATAACTTGACGGGTGGCATCTACCAGTAATATTCTAGCCTTGGTCAGTTCCACATCATCCGACAAGACACGATGGGCATTATAAAACCTGTTCAGATTTCCACAAACATCAATAAGATAATTACAGATCAAGGAGGGTTCGTAAAACTCTGCCGCCTTCATGATAACAGAAGGAAATTGTCCTAAATTCTTGGTCAAAATGGCAGCCTCGTCTTCTTTCAATAATGCGAAATTTATATCAATTGTGACAGGCTTCCCGTATTTCCTCAATATGCTGCACAGGCGGGCATGGGTGTACTGGACATACGGACCCGTTTCACCCTCAAAATTGAGCACTTCGTCCCAGTCAAAGGCCACGTCCTTGTTGCGTTTCGTGCACAGATCGGCAAAGATGATAGCCCCAATGCCTACATCCCTGGCCACGGTCTCTTTCTTTTCCAACGAAGGATTCTTTTCCTCGATAATCTTTCTGACACGTTCAACGGCCTCGATTAACAGGTCTTCCAGCAGAACGACCTTTCCTTTACGGGTAGACATCTTGCCGTCTTTAAACTTCATGAGACCAAAATCCACGTGCACACAACGGTTTGCCCAGTCATAACCCATTAACTCCAAGACCTTGAACACCTGATGAAAATGCAGCTTTTGTTCAGAACCAACCACATAAATCATTCTGTCAAAGTCGTAGGTCTTCTTCCGGTATTCTGCGGCAGCAATGTCGCGGGTGGCGTAAAGGGTGGTGTCGTCTTTTTTGCGCAGGAGGCATGGAGGCATCTGATAAGGCTCTAAATCCACAATCAGTGCTTGTTCGCTAACCTTGGACAGCCCCTTTTCTTTGATCCTCGTTACGGTATCTTCAACCATGATGTTGTAAAAACTCTCACCAACGAAGGCATCGAAGTGTATCCCCAGCATATCGTAGATCTTCTGAAATTCCTTCAAGCTGATGTCCTTGAAGTGCTGCCAGAGCTTATTTGCTTCAGGGTCTCCGGTTTCAAGCTTCCTGAACCACGCCCGTGCCTCGTTTTCCAGACCGGGATTCGTTTCCGCTTCCTGGTGGAATCTTACATAAAGATTATTCAGGTCGGTAACCGTATACGTGTGATGGGCGTTTTCACTCCCCCATGTTTTATACGCAACGATCAATTGACCGAACTGCGTCCCCCAATCTCCCAGGTGATTGATCCCAACGCAGGTATAACCAAGGGTTTTATAGACATTGCAAATGGCATTTCCGATCAGCGCTGAACGGAGATGGTGGACGGCAAGGTGTTTTGCTATGTTTGGGGAAGAGAAGTCGACAACAACCGTCTTTCCTTTGCCGGCATCCCTACGGCCATATCCGTCTCGTTCTTTAGAAATAGTCTTCAACACGGTCTCGGCCTGCGTTGACTTGTCCAGGAAGAAGTTTATATAAGGCCCAACGGCCCGGATGGCTTCTATCGGTTTGACCACCGGCAGGGTCTGTGCAAGTTCACCGGCAATGGCGTTTGGGGATTTTTTCAGGGTTTTTGAAAGGCTGTAGCAGGGAAAGGCATAGTCTCCCATCCTGAAGTCAGGCGGTATTTCAATCAGTCTTTTGATTTCATCTTCGGGGAGGCCGATTTTCTCTTGCAACAAAGAGACGATATTTTTTATAAAATAGTCCATAACGCAGCGCAGCCGCAACCAATTCACCGTTGTGAAAGCAGGAGATTGCTTCGGACAAGACCCTCGCAATGACACTGGCTATTTCTTTGATGACATACGGTACGTTGTCATTGCGAGCACATTCGTTGTGCTCAGTGTAAACTCCGCGAAGCAATTCTTCTTTTATAGATAAACGGTGCCTTCTGATAAGGAATAAATAGGGTTGTCAAAAAACTTGCAAAAAAAGAACGATTTTATACAGTAATACTATAAATTCAATAACCCTTCAGAAAAACGTTGAAGGTGGATTCGGCGCAAAAGACAGCGCCTTAATCGTTCGACTGAGCGCTCACGACGAAGTCCACCCTGCACAAACTACCACAACCAAATTAACCAAGCCTCTTTCCATCCTGACTGGTTTACTCTTTAAGACTGGACATTATATTTTGATAGGGTACCGGGGTTTACCTTTGTGTCATGACATGCCAAATGTTTAGTAGCGTTGTCAAGTGGAGACCTGAGAAAAGTCCTCCAATGTATAGTTGTCACGCATCAAAGCCGTTGTAGTAATAGGCAAGCCGAATTTTGGTAACGTTCAGCGCCCCGGCAACACTCCATTTGCTCACATTCACCCGCAGGTTAACCGTACGCATGACGCGCTCTACTTTACTTGTCGTTCTGCCATTGAGCCTCTTTTCTATCGCCGTAAACATATCAGGCCTGGCATTCTCAAGATAGGATGCGGTATGAGTATATCCCTTCGACAAACAATGCTGAATCACCGCATCCAATCGTTTCCTCTTGGACTCTATCATTTTCTCGATGGTCTTCTGACAATCAACCAATGGCCGTATCGCACAGACCTCCATAAGCTCCGACATCACCTCCAGCCATTCTTTCCCTTGCTCTTGACCCCATCTTGCCACAATACATACTTTGCCTGATACGGAATATGCCACAAACATCTCTGTACAAGCACCTTGATCTTCCCTTTCAAACTATCCAAAATAGAGGTGTCTCCATCGGTTATCAAAAGAAACTGGGAAAACTTCCTGAACACCTTAACACTCTTACCAAACAGCGTATCCCAACTACCGTTGTAATCCCCTATGTCAAGCCCTGCCACTCTCACCCCTCCACCGCTCTTGTATTGCACAAAGACCTTGAGTTCCTTGCCTCGTTTGGCTATCCCCTTAATCCCTACCCCTGTCCCGTCTGCTTCTCCCAGGGGAAGTCCCTTCTCGTCGAGTTGAAAATCTATCTCTGCTGCCGTCTTTTGTACCGATTTCCCTATCGTCATCTTGTCTACTGTCCAGCCAAACATCGACACGATCTTCTTCGCTACCCGGTAGGTCGTTAACGATCCTACCAGCCCAAGCTTCCGATACGTCTCCGGTGGTATTCGCTTCATCCGCTCCATCCCCAGAAGCTTTCGCGTTATATACATCTTATGACCGCACCTCTTGCACTGCACCTGCAACTGCTCTAATCTCAACCACTGAAAGACCGTCAGTATCTTCGTCTCTTTTCCATGCCTCGTCTTCCAGATAAACTCCTTGTCATTCCCACATTCGTCGCAGCAAAATGGCTTCCGTGATTGCGCCATCGCACTCTCACCAAAACCAACCACGATCTTCTGAATAAAATCCCTTAATATCTCCGGCAGTATCTTGCAAAATGCCTTGAGAATCGACTCCAGGCTGCCGTCCTTTAATTCAACCCGAATTTGACAACCAAATTCTATTGTGATACCATCTGTGCATGGGGTTGCTCCCATATAGCCCTCCTTTTCTTTATGGTTTAGTTTCTTGTATCAAAACTATTTTTTACCATATTTGGAGGGCTTTTTCTTTAACCAAGTCTCTCTTTTTCTACTCTACCAAATGTTTAGGTTCAATCGGGGACGATTGAACCAGCAGGAGATAAGACACTTCTGTTTTATCATCTCAGCCCCATCTTCTTTTTTACATCCGTCATGGTATTCACGGCTATGTCCCTGCATTTCTTTGCCCCGGCGTGCAGGATGTCTGCAAGATAGTCCGGATCGCTGATCAATTGTTCGTATCTCATGCGAATAGGGGCCAGCGCCTCGACGATGTTATCTGACAAGATCTTTTTGCATTCGATACAGCCGATCTCCGCCGTCCGGCATACCGTGTTGATACGATCGATCTGTTCCTTTCTGGAAAAATACTTATGTAAGGTAAAGAGATTACAGATGTCAGGATTGCCAGGGTCGGTGCGCCTCTTCCGGTTTTCATCGGTTACGGCCGTGGAAAGCTTCTTCCAGATCGACTCAGGCGTTTCTACGAGCGAGATGTAATTTCCCAAACTCTTGCTCATTTTCGTCTTGCCATCGAGTCCCATGATACGCGGGGCATCAGAGAGCACTTCAACCGGGTCCGGAAATGTCTCGCCATACCGCATATTAAATTTTCTGGCGATCTCCCTCGCCAGTTCTATGTGTTGTACCTGATCCTCGCCTACGGGCACGGCTTCACCATGATACAGCAGGATGTCTGCTGCCTGTAAAACAGGATAGGTAAATAACCCAGCATTGATATTTTCCCGGTGCTGCTTCGACTTGTCCTTGAACTGGGTCATGCGTTCCAGATGACCCATGGGAGTTACCGTGTTGAGTATCCATGCGAGTTCGGTATGCTCTGGCACGTAGGACTGGACGAAGATAATGCATCGCTCCGGATCCAGGCCGGCGGCAATATTAACCGCTGCGGCATTGAGAATACGCCTCTGCATGTCAGCCGGGTTGTATTCAATCGTAATGGCATGATAATCCACAATGCAGAAGATGCAGTCGTACTGGTCAATCATCCGTACCCAGTTTTTCAGTGCCCCCAGATAATTGCCGATGTGCACGTCCCCGCTGGGCTGAATCCCGCTGAATAACCGCTTTTTCATAAAAAGTATCCTTATCTTTGACTCCTATTCACCGTCGAGGGCACAGAGTGCGCAGAGAAAGAAGAGAATTGTTAATAATGAAATACCTGCA from Candidatus Brocadia sp. includes these protein-coding regions:
- a CDS encoding transposase, whose protein sequence is MPNYRRIRIPGISYFFTVVTYKRRKILVIPQSRQILRAVINEVRQLQPFTICGWVLLPDHIHCIWTLPENDCNYSKRWGMIKAGFSKRAKNLFHRNEWMTDSKRKYREATTWQRRFWEHMIRDEDDFRKHMDYLHFNPVKHGLVKRVKDWPYSTFHRFVKNGFYPPDWGGDELGEIADTDFGE
- a CDS encoding major royal jelly family protein, whose product is MKNIFLFIATASTLFLAFSVTAQNPNKKAEAELFASSEHSVGNIAFTPEGNLVYSYHPFFSPRYRVVKYDVKTKKIEPFPNEEWNTPSETHDYFLSSVLGIRNDSNGIVWMLDMGHRNNVTPKIVGWNTWTNRLEKIYYIPAPATLPTSQHNDMVVDEDHGVFIIADEGIANGGDGSQAGIVTVDMKSGKVRRLLTGHRTTIPESQPTVVAEKTLFSGKAPLLVGADGITADKNNEWLYYAPLNGTKIYRVKIENLINEKLSEGELDKRIEIYSSKPNNGGLSIDKSNNLYLTAVESNSISVVLAEDKSVQTLVQNENMLWPDGVSYNSADGYMYVSASQIHLGDIFNNGVDKTTQPFYIFRFKPISKGITGR
- the argS gene encoding arginine--tRNA ligase → MDYFIKNIVSLLQEKIGLPEDEIKRLIEIPPDFRMGDYAFPCYSLSKTLKKSPNAIAGELAQTLPVVKPIEAIRAVGPYINFFLDKSTQAETVLKTISKERDGYGRRDAGKGKTVVVDFSSPNIAKHLAVHHLRSALIGNAICNVYKTLGYTCVGINHLGDWGTQFGQLIVAYKTWGSENAHHTYTVTDLNNLYVRFHQEAETNPGLENEARAWFRKLETGDPEANKLWQHFKDISLKEFQKIYDMLGIHFDAFVGESFYNIMVEDTVTRIKEKGLSKVSEQALIVDLEPYQMPPCLLRKKDDTTLYATRDIAAAEYRKKTYDFDRMIYVVGSEQKLHFHQVFKVLELMGYDWANRCVHVDFGLMKFKDGKMSTRKGKVVLLEDLLIEAVERVRKIIEEKNPSLEKKETVARDVGIGAIIFADLCTKRNKDVAFDWDEVLNFEGETGPYVQYTHARLCSILRKYGKPVTIDINFALLKEDEAAILTKNLGQFPSVIMKAAEFYEPSLICNYLIDVCGNLNRFYNAHRVLSDDVELTKARILLVDATRQVIKNSLHILGMQAPERM
- the trpS gene encoding tryptophan--tRNA ligase produces the protein MKKRLFSGIQPSGDVHIGNYLGALKNWVRMIDQYDCIFCIVDYHAITIEYNPADMQRRILNAAAVNIAAGLDPERCIIFVQSYVPEHTELAWILNTVTPMGHLERMTQFKDKSKQHRENINAGLFTYPVLQAADILLYHGEAVPVGEDQVQHIELAREIARKFNMRYGETFPDPVEVLSDAPRIMGLDGKTKMSKSLGNYISLVETPESIWKKLSTAVTDENRKRRTDPGNPDICNLFTLHKYFSRKEQIDRINTVCRTAEIGCIECKKILSDNIVEALAPIRMRYEQLISDPDYLADILHAGAKKCRDIAVNTMTDVKKKMGLR